A stretch of Lactuca sativa cultivar Salinas chromosome 6, Lsat_Salinas_v11, whole genome shotgun sequence DNA encodes these proteins:
- the LOC111897324 gene encoding probable glycosyltransferase At3g07620 — protein sequence MGQKLHSLMETKRLVYLVAVVFAVFMMFQYLEFPYGDVISSLFSANSPQKLKNESFPPKDSSQIPQIVKNITHFHGSNYTKPVSIPSILLPPSISPSSPTTLNTTTQSDPKIDIDTSKSFHDFDKSSSANEGPQVNGSNDHGTMGEVVTISEMREMLGHNRASFRSMKPRWSSAVDQELLDAKFQIENAPFIENDLTLDPSLYVNVSRFKRSYELMEKTLKVYIYKEGEKPIFHQPQAVLKGIYASEGWFMKHMKASKHFVTKKPKEAHLFYLPFSSRMLEEKLYVVDSHTHKNLIQYLKKYLDLISGRYSFWNRTSGSDHFLVACHDWAPSETKKYMNNCIRAMCNSDVKNEGFELGKDVALPETTIQSSKNPLKQFGGQPPSKRSTLAFFAGRMHGDLRPILLHHWENKDPEIKIFKKLPKSKNNKNYIEYMKTSKFCICAKGYEVNSPRVVEAIFYGCVPVIISDNFAPPFFEVLNWESFAVFLKEKDVPNLKNILVSISDSRYLVMQERVKLVQQHFLWHVKPVKYDIFHMILHSIWYNRVFRVNPR from the exons ATGGGTCAAAAGCTTCATTCTTTAATGGAAACCAAGAGACTGGTGTACCTTGTAGCAGTGGTATTTGCTGTTTTCATGATGTTCCAGTATTTAGAGTTTCCATATGGTGATGTTATATCATCTTTATTCTCTGCAAACAGTCctcaaaaactcaaaaatgaaAGCTTCCCACCTAAAGATTCATCTCAAATCCCTCAAATTGTTAAAAACATCACTCATTTTCATGGATCTAATTACACAAAGCCTGTTAGTATACCTTCAATTCTTCTTCCACCATCAATTTCACCATCTTCACCAACAACATTGAATACTACAACACAAAGTGATCCTAAAATAGACATAGATACATCAAAATCTTTCCATGATTTTGATAAATCATCATCTGCAAATGAAGGTCCTCAAGTTAACGGAAGTAATGATCATGGAACAATGGGGGAAGTAGTGACAATTTCAGAGATGCGTGAGATGTTAGGTCATAATCGTGCTTCATTTCGTTCAAtg AAACCAAGATGGTCTTCAGCAGTTGATCAAGAATTATTAGATGCAAAATTTCAGATCGAGAATGCTCCTTTCATTGAAAATGATCTCACACTTGATCCTTCTCTTTATGTTAATGTTTCAAGGTTTAAAAG GAGCTATGAATTAATGGAAAAAACACTCAAGGTATACATATACAAGGAGGGAGAAAAGCCTATATTTCATCAACCACAAGCAGTGCTAAAAGGAATATACGCATCTGAAGGATGGTTTATGAAACACATGAAAGCAAGCAAACATTTCGTCACTAAAAAACCAAAAGAAGCTCATCTTTTCTACTTACCTTTTAGCTCAAGAATGTTGGAAGAAAAATTATACGTTGTTGATTCTCATACTCACAAAAACTTAATTCAGTATTTGAAGAAATACCTTGATTTAATTTCTGGAAGATACAGTTTCTGGAATAGAACTTCTGGATCTGATCATTTCCTTGTTGCATGTCACGATTGG GCCCCATCTGAAACAAAGAAATACATGAACAATTGCATTCGCGCAATGTGCAATTCCGATGTCAAAAACGAAGGATTCGAATTAGGAAAAGACGTTGCATTACCTGAAACAACGATTCAATCATCAAAAAATCCATTGAAACAATTCGGTGGTCAACCCCCTTCAAAACGGTCAACCCTCGCCTTTTTCGCCGGCCGAATGCACGGAGACCTCCGCCCGATTCTCCTACACCACTGGGAAAACAAAGATCCTGAAATTAAAATCTTCAAAAAactcccaaaatccaaaaacaataaaaactatATCGAATACATGAAAACTAGCAAGTTTTGTATATGTGCTAAAGGGTATGAGGTCAATAGTCCAAGGGTAGTGGAGGCTATTTTCTATGGGTGTGTTCCCGTGATTATTTCGGACAATTTTGCCCCTCCGTTTTTTGAGGTTTTGAATTGGGAATCGTTTGCGGTTTTTTTGAAGGAGAAAGATGTTCCGAATTTGAAGAATATTCTTGTGTCGATTTCGGATTCGAGGTATTTGGTTATGCAGGAAAGGGTAAAATTGGTACAACAACATTTTTTGTGGCATGTTAAGCCTGTGAAGTATGATATTTTTCATATGATATTGCATTCAATATGGTATAATAGAGTGTTTAGAGTAAATCCTAGGTAA